From Chloroflexota bacterium, one genomic window encodes:
- the rplX gene encoding 50S ribosomal protein L24: protein MRKIKKGDTVEVIQGDDRGMRGQVIRLLPGRKPVRRLGSKGIRRPEHDPNRTRVVVQGVNLIKKHQRRTGDVRTQVGIIEREAPIHISNVALVCPKCNAATRVGIHVDAEGTKHRLCKKCGELID from the coding sequence ATGAGGAAGATCAAAAAGGGCGATACCGTGGAAGTGATTCAGGGCGATGACCGTGGGATGCGAGGCCAGGTGATTCGGTTACTTCCTGGTCGCAAGCCTGTCCGTCGCCTGGGTAGCAAAGGTATCCGTCGCCCCGAACACGATCCGAATCGCACCCGCGTAGTGGTACAGGGCGTGAATCTGATCAAGAAACATCAACGACGCACAGGCGATGTACGCACTCAAGTGGGCATCATCGAGCGCGAAGCGCCCATTCATATCTCGAACGTGGCCCTTGTTTGCCCGAAGTGCAATGCGGCCACCCGAGTGGGAATACACGTGGATGCCGAAGGGACCAAGCATCGCCTCTGCAAGAAATGCGGTGAACTCATAGATTGA
- the rplE gene encoding 50S ribosomal protein L5 encodes MSRLRDRYYSEIIPAMQREFGYRNIMEVPRLVKVVVNIGLGEALQNAKAMDAAAKDLATITGQRPIITRARKSIATFKLRQGNPIGLKVTLRGRRMYDFMDRLMNIALPRQRDFRGVSPDAFDGRGNYTLGLREQLVFPEVDYDSIDKIRGLEITIVTTAKTDEEARRLLQLMGMPFSRQ; translated from the coding sequence ATGTCAAGGTTGCGAGATAGATACTATTCAGAGATCATACCGGCAATGCAGCGGGAATTTGGTTATCGCAACATTATGGAAGTACCGCGCCTGGTAAAGGTGGTGGTGAACATTGGCTTGGGCGAAGCCCTACAGAATGCCAAAGCCATGGATGCTGCGGCCAAGGACCTGGCGACCATCACTGGTCAGCGCCCCATCATAACACGGGCGCGGAAGTCCATCGCCACTTTCAAGTTGCGCCAGGGCAACCCCATCGGTCTCAAAGTGACCCTGCGCGGGCGGAGAATGTACGATTTTATGGACCGGTTGATGAACATTGCCTTGCCGCGCCAGCGCGACTTCCGCGGGGTTTCGCCAGATGCCTTCGATGGGCGTGGGAACTACACCCTGGGACTGCGGGAGCAACTGGTGTTTCCAGAAGTTGACTACGATAGCATTGATAAGATCCGTGGTCTGGAGATCACCATTGTGACAACAGCCAAGACGGATGAAGAAGCCCGGCGGCTGCTCCAATTGATGGGCATGCCGTTCAGTCGGCAGTAG